The following proteins come from a genomic window of Rutidosis leptorrhynchoides isolate AG116_Rl617_1_P2 chromosome 10, CSIRO_AGI_Rlap_v1, whole genome shotgun sequence:
- the LOC139871476 gene encoding protein SPEAR1-like produces MNYYGGNERSSSSSSANGSSSSSRKGKKNGSDKQPRQPQRGLGVAQLEKIRLHSQMGFLPQEDIRIQTAYSSSSSSFSYTSPSTTLAAGHHSHMFLLAESLHMQMGMGELETHGESLVSSIHPRWDASSGMLEAQGYAQPAGVSRYQFNPELLEVKDSLKKKKRKDQNDSMGSSSQNSDSNGSQELDLELRLSF; encoded by the exons atgaATTATTATGGTGGGAATGAAagatcttcttcttcatcatcagcaaatggatcatcatcatcatcaagaaaaGGAAAAAAGAATGGTTCAGATAAACAACCTAGGCAACCACAAAGAGGTCTTGGTGTTGCTCAGTTAGAAAAAATTAGACTTCATAGCCAAATGGGCTTTCTTCCACAG GAGGATATCAGAATTCAAACagcatattcatcatcatcatcttccttcTCTTACACTTCACCATCTACTACTTTGGCAGCAGGACACCATTCTCACATG TTTTTATTGGCTGAATCTTTACATATGCAGATGGGTATGGGCGAATTAGAAACACACGGTGAATCACTTGTATCTAGCATTCATCCTAG ATGGGATGCAAGTAGTGGTATGTTAGAAGCTCAAGGCTATGCACAACCTGCAGGTGTAAGTAGATACCAATTTAACCCAGAATTACTTGAGGTAA AGGATTcgttgaagaagaagaaaagaaaagatcAAAATGATTCAATGGGATCAAGCAGTCAAAATTCCGATTCTAATGGCAGTCAAGAATTAGATCTGGAGTTAAGACTTTCATTTTGA